A part of Actinobaculum sp. 313 genomic DNA contains:
- a CDS encoding transglutaminase domain-containing protein: MTKRLTWRDVLPLIVLLFAAAATWGPLYGDANGYRAAFGGVLVGLAVAVLCLRLRLTAWLTAVLGVVAYLLFGGVCALPSTTIAGILPGSTTLRILLVQAINGWKDLLTISPPVSAFPNATVLPYLVGVAAGVLALSIAMRTKRPEWSLLPVGLQLLLGILWGSQYAPYARWIGLALGVLGLVWCAWLRERRRVTLAETASQSALRRRRLSAAAIVLTGALVAGFAGPVLTHSERRFAIRDHITPQLNVREYSSPLSRFRSYVDQQGKETMFTVKGLPQGGRIRLASLDVYNGIVYNVSDSPSEAFRRIGTVATQDVAPAGSTEQTLEITIDKYNGVWIPGGGDLQEINFTGPRSDDLTSSLYYSPQLETVLTTEGLTSGDTYTTTVNVPQEYSDAELAGRSFGAVEMDDNTGVPTIAVQKAQEFIGGKTDPIEQARALEQVLYTTGYYTDGTEGYRSSRPGHRAQRITSLLNADHMQGDDEQYAVAMALMARASGMPARVVMGFYPDSYGDGTIEITGRDAHVWVEIYFDGVGWVTFDPTPPRDQKWTEPDPDPQPNPQPQVLQPPDPPDDPVELEIESAEDNRNDSADERETPRWLVFLLIGALGILLLLAPFVIILLLKRWRTKRRRTTGTADVRAAGAWEDVLDTARDGNIAVDPRQTRGEQARSISAAVTSRLRQHKPDEASSDATAAAATPTRAVSVPAGAASVPTAVTPVGAQNAAQHGSGATRGTDSTGATGLRGDTEALVWGPHAPSGASASIPADPRPRQDQTARRSRAVISSTASLADRAVFSWHDISPQDLNVTWDIAEQAKAAIRRVSSRRSRFSLRSLRYSRHKAPRPSLWSRLVAQLPRRGTTTPLPPHP, translated from the coding sequence ATGACGAAACGACTGACCTGGCGCGATGTGCTGCCCCTTATTGTGCTTCTTTTTGCCGCCGCAGCAACTTGGGGGCCACTGTACGGTGACGCCAACGGGTACCGGGCTGCTTTTGGTGGCGTGCTAGTCGGTCTCGCGGTGGCAGTATTGTGCCTGCGGCTGCGTCTGACCGCTTGGTTAACAGCCGTGTTGGGCGTCGTCGCCTACTTGCTCTTCGGTGGTGTGTGTGCGCTGCCGTCCACTACCATTGCGGGGATTCTTCCCGGTTCGACAACCCTGCGTATCCTGCTCGTGCAGGCGATCAATGGCTGGAAGGATCTGCTGACAATCTCCCCGCCGGTCAGCGCCTTCCCGAATGCGACCGTGCTTCCGTACCTGGTGGGGGTTGCCGCAGGCGTGCTCGCCCTGTCGATAGCGATGCGCACGAAACGCCCCGAATGGTCGCTGCTGCCGGTGGGGCTGCAACTGCTTCTCGGCATTCTCTGGGGGTCGCAGTATGCGCCGTACGCCCGTTGGATCGGTTTGGCTCTGGGCGTGCTCGGGCTGGTGTGGTGTGCGTGGCTCCGGGAACGGCGGCGAGTAACGCTCGCGGAGACAGCGTCACAATCAGCCCTGCGGCGACGGCGGCTCAGCGCGGCGGCAATCGTGTTGACCGGTGCTCTGGTGGCCGGATTTGCCGGACCGGTACTTACGCACAGCGAGAGACGGTTTGCAATTCGCGACCATATTACGCCACAGCTGAATGTGCGCGAATACTCCTCACCCCTGTCACGCTTCCGCTCCTATGTTGACCAGCAGGGCAAAGAGACCATGTTCACGGTCAAGGGTCTGCCACAGGGCGGGCGGATTCGCCTGGCATCACTCGACGTCTACAACGGTATTGTGTACAACGTATCGGACAGTCCTTCCGAGGCGTTCCGGCGCATCGGTACGGTTGCCACGCAGGACGTGGCGCCCGCCGGATCCACCGAGCAGACGCTGGAGATCACCATTGATAAGTACAACGGGGTGTGGATTCCCGGAGGTGGAGACCTGCAGGAGATTAACTTCACCGGCCCTCGCTCCGACGATCTGACCTCATCGCTGTACTACTCGCCGCAGTTGGAAACCGTACTGACAACCGAGGGGCTGACCAGTGGCGATACCTATACGACCACGGTGAATGTTCCGCAGGAGTATTCGGACGCGGAGCTCGCCGGGCGGAGCTTTGGCGCGGTCGAAATGGACGACAACACCGGTGTGCCCACCATTGCCGTGCAAAAGGCACAGGAATTCATCGGTGGCAAGACGGATCCCATCGAACAGGCGCGTGCCTTGGAGCAGGTGCTCTACACGACCGGATACTACACGGATGGAACAGAGGGCTACCGTTCCTCGCGGCCCGGACACCGCGCGCAGCGTATAACCTCGTTGCTGAACGCCGACCATATGCAGGGCGACGATGAACAGTACGCCGTCGCCATGGCACTGATGGCGCGAGCATCGGGTATGCCGGCGCGGGTGGTGATGGGCTTCTACCCGGATAGTTACGGCGATGGAACCATTGAAATCACCGGGCGCGACGCGCATGTATGGGTAGAGATCTACTTCGACGGCGTGGGGTGGGTGACTTTCGATCCGACGCCGCCGCGCGATCAGAAGTGGACGGAGCCGGATCCGGACCCGCAGCCGAATCCGCAGCCACAGGTGTTGCAACCGCCGGATCCTCCGGACGATCCGGTTGAGCTCGAAATCGAGTCGGCCGAGGACAACCGGAACGATTCTGCCGACGAGCGGGAAACTCCGCGGTGGCTGGTCTTCTTGCTGATCGGCGCGTTGGGGATCCTGCTCCTCCTGGCACCGTTCGTCATCATCCTCCTTTTGAAGCGATGGCGGACGAAACGACGGCGGACCACCGGCACTGCGGATGTAAGAGCCGCCGGAGCGTGGGAGGATGTGCTTGATACGGCGCGTGACGGGAACATCGCGGTCGATCCACGGCAGACGCGCGGCGAGCAGGCGCGTTCCATCAGTGCTGCGGTGACGAGCAGACTGAGGCAGCACAAGCCCGATGAGGCTTCGTCGGATGCAACCGCAGCCGCGGCAACGCCGACTAGAGCCGTATCTGTGCCCGCTGGCGCCGCTTCCGTGCCGACTGCCGTAACACCGGTGGGAGCGCAAAATGCCGCGCAGCACGGTAGTGGTGCAACTCGCGGAACCGATTCGACTGGTGCGACGGGTCTACGAGGCGACACTGAGGCGCTTGTCTGGGGACCGCACGCGCCATCGGGTGCATCCGCATCCATCCCGGCGGACCCCAGGCCGCGGCAGGATCAGACGGCACGGCGATCCCGAGCGGTAATTTCCTCGACGGCGTCGCTAGCGGACCGAGCGGTCTTTTCCTGGCACGACATCTCCCCGCAGGATCTCAATGTGACATGGGACATTGCGGAGCAGGCCAAGGCGGCGATCCGCCGTGTCAGTTCGCGGAGATCACGGTTCTCACTGCGATCTCTGCGGTATTCTCGCCATAAGGCGCCTCGCCCTTCCCTGTGGAGTCGCCTTGTTGCACAGCTGCCGCGCCGGGGGACGACGACTCCGCTTCCGCCTCACCCGTGA